From Spartinivicinus poritis:
AACCCACTTTTTGTTACCAACTCTCATTTAACAGTAATCCCATTGCAGATGGGCCTTACTGCCCCAAAACACTAGATGATACAGGAGGGTTATATAACTACGATGGCATAACAAACCCTGGCTTTCAGGTGCTTAAAAGAACATTTTTTGAATCTATGGAAAATGATGGATATGATATTGTAGATGACCAAGGCAATATCAGAATAAGTCCTCCTAAAAATACTGGTAGTCAATTCAACTATTGTTTCGAAGCACAGCGAGATGATAGTTTAATCATTACTTATACTTTTCCCATCTTTCCCATTGATTTAGCAGTGCCATCACCTAATAACACCGTGTTTGATATGGTCGGATTTACCTTAAACGGCATCCCTATTGAAGGCCCTGCACCTTCGGTCGTAAATGGAGCACCATTGCCAGATGGAGGTACTGGAGTAGCAGGTAATGTTCCAGCCATCGATCCATGTGGTGGACATGTGGACCCCTCCGGTTATTACCACTTTCATATGCAGCCTGAAACAATAAACCATGTATTAAAGAATAATAATATTTATGATGTCTTTTGCTCCAATGTTACCCAAGATTCATATGCACTTCTTGGCTATGCAATGGATGGGTATCCTCTTTATGCAGATAAAGACTTACCTGGTATGACACAAACTAAATATGATCAATGCAATGGACATTTTGGCCCTACTCTTGAATATCCTTTTGGTATTTATCACTATCATGCTTCTAATAAGTCAATTCCAAATACGCCACCTTGTTTAAAAGGTGCAACAGCAAAAAACTCTTTTTCTATTGAATAAAGTAAGGATAACTCAACAGATGTTTACATTTCTATTGAGTTATCCTATTTAAGCTCATCAACTATCCAGATAATTACTCACCTTCAATACCAACTGGTCTTTTAGAGAAAGTACCATCAGCCATACCTAAGTAAACTAATGTCTTAGGTGGATGTTTGGGTTTAGGCTTGGGATGAGGGTCTGCAGTTACATCATGGTCATCAGGTCTTGGCCGAGGCTTCTTCATAGGAGGCACAACTGTCACTATTTTATCAGCTCTTCCATCATTGGTTACATCAGCAAAGTTGAGGATTTTAGGTGCTTTCTTAGGCAGGTGCTTGTCACCGTGAAATACTCCTTTTTTACTAAATGTCCCATCGCCATAACCTAAAAAAGTGACTGAAACAGAGTGCCTAGGAGACCCCCAAGCAACTTTATCAAGGCTACCATCACCATTCACATCGACAAATGCTTGTTGAGGTAAAGGTGGTGGTCTTTTTGGCTTTCTCTTTTTATCTTTAGGACCATTAGACTGGTCAGAATCGTTGTATAAAGCCTGATCACCCACATACTGGTTATTAAGATTACTATTATCGGCAAATACAACACCAGCTATACATGATGATAAGATTATCGCAAACGACTTTGTTAAAGTATCTTTCATAATGTCATCCTTTACAAAAAATATCCATATAATATTTAAAGTTGTTTTATTACTACCCAAAAACTTCATTTATAGCTATATTAGCTATAAAATTTATTTCTGAAAAAGAATGTTTTGATTTACTTAAAATGGTGGCT
This genomic window contains:
- a CDS encoding FG-GAP repeat domain-containing protein produces the protein MKDTLTKSFAIILSSCIAGVVFADNSNLNNQYVGDQALYNDSDQSNGPKDKKRKPKRPPPLPQQAFVDVNGDGSLDKVAWGSPRHSVSVTFLGYGDGTFSKKGVFHGDKHLPKKAPKILNFADVTNDGRADKIVTVVPPMKKPRPRPDDHDVTADPHPKPKPKHPPKTLVYLGMADGTFSKRPVGIEGE
- a CDS encoding YHYH protein; the protein is MGSIFLGLLLANSYSASADNSSPAINKHLLSSTIINTPYIKQVIVIPCVLENDKPTFCYQLSFNSNPIADGPYCPKTLDDTGGLYNYDGITNPGFQVLKRTFFESMENDGYDIVDDQGNIRISPPKNTGSQFNYCFEAQRDDSLIITYTFPIFPIDLAVPSPNNTVFDMVGFTLNGIPIEGPAPSVVNGAPLPDGGTGVAGNVPAIDPCGGHVDPSGYYHFHMQPETINHVLKNNNIYDVFCSNVTQDSYALLGYAMDGYPLYADKDLPGMTQTKYDQCNGHFGPTLEYPFGIYHYHASNKSIPNTPPCLKGATAKNSFSIE